The stretch of DNA GACCTCCCCCACCGGCCGACACTACAAACCCGAACAACCCGACCAGGAACCACCACAATGGCCGCAGATCCTGCATGTCTTCGGGAAACCCTTCGAAGCGCCCGCCTTCGACCCACGCTGGGCGGAGCCGCCCACCCTGGAGCCGCCTGACGGTTACTTCCTGGACGTTGAGCCTCCGCTTGAAGAACCCGACGATGACAGTCTTGTGGATCCGGACGACATCCCGCTCGACGATCCTGCATGGGACGACTTCTACGCCACGCCCCCGAAACTCCCTCAGGACCCGTTTCCCGACTGGCACCTCTGGCTCAGCGAATCCCTCTCGGTCCCCTGAGGCTTGCTGTTCGCGGCTCTTTCCCCTGAATCCTGGCCCTCAGTCCCGGCCCACTAGGACTGCCTGACACGCAGCAGTTCCGGGGCCTCATCAACCGGGGAAAGATTCAACGCCCCCCGCATGGTGACGTCCACCGCATGCCTGACCACAGCGCTGAAACCAAGGTCGCCAGGTTCCGCGGCTGCCATAGCCCTGTCCCGGACGCGCCGCTGTTCAGCTGCCCCTGTTCCACGAGCAATGACGTCCTCCACCCCTTGCCGGGCCAAGGCCAGTTCACCTTGCTCCTGCAATACCGGGGCGAGATAGTCCACCAGGGAGCGCACCACGTCCGCGGCACGCGCCGGCCGGAAAGTCCCAAAGTCGAGCAGTTCCCCGCCAAGTCCCTCGCTGCTCGCCTGCCAGGAAGCCATCCGCAAAAGCACAGTGGGCACGGGAGCGGGATCCACTCCGTCGTGCCACTCACGGCTCGCAGTTTCCACCAGCGCCCGCACCAGGACTGCAATGAGTGCGGCGTCTTCTGCCCGAAGGCAGACGTCCGCCACCCTGACCTCAACCGTGGGATGGTTTCGCGACAGGCGGGCGTCGAAGTAAATCATCCCTTCATCCAGCATCACACCGCTGTCCAGGAGCCGGGCAACCACCCTCCGGTAGGCAGAGTAGGTCCCGTAGATTCCGGACGGTCCGGCAGTCGGCCAACGGTTCCATGCCTGCGTGCGGTAGCTCTCGAAGCCGGTCTGCATACCGTTCCAGAAGGGAGAATTCGCGCTGAGCGCAGTCAGCACGGCAAGCTTGTCGCGGATCCGGTCCAGCACTGCCACGCCCTCGTCGTGCGACTCAATGTAGGTGTGTACGTGGAAGCCGCACGTCAATTGCTCCTGGGCTGTCAGGCCAAACCGCTCCAGCATCTTGGCATAACGGGGATCAGGAGTAGTGTGGCTGGACAAACCGAGCGGTGAGGTGGCCAACGCCGCCACCCGTGCCTTGTTATTCCTGGCAGCCCTGTCCGCAAGCGCCCGCCCTGCCCGGATCTGCTCCAGCAGCTCTCCGTACTCCAGGCAGGGCCGGGTCTGGGTCTCTATCTGCTCCAGCTTGAGTTCGGCACTCAGTCCCATCTCGTCATCGATAACGGCTGTGTCCTGGGCGTGCAGAACACGAGGGTCGTCTGGAGCGTCGTCGGCGGCCATTCGGCGGCCGGACAGCAGCGCATCAGCAAGGGCCAGCGGTTCGCCACTGTCCGCATCAACGATCAGGAGTTCTTCCTCGACTCCGAATGTACGCATACTCACATTCTGCGACAGGGCAGCGCCTTTTGACGGCCTTCATTGTTTCATGACGAAGCGTGAATGGTCAGTCCTGGAAGTACTCCACCTTGGCCCCGATGGTGTTAAGCCGCTCTGCCAGGTCCTCGTAACCGCGCTCGATAACGTAAATGTTCCGCAGCTCGGACACTCCCCTTGCCGCCAGCATGGCCAGCAGCAAGCAGGCCGCGGGGCGTAGAGCCGGCGGGCAGCCAACCTCTGCCGCGCGCCACTTGGTGGGCCCGTTGACGTAGATCCGGTGCGGGTCCAGCAGCTGGACCTGCGCCCCCAACCGGTTCAGCTCAGTCAGGTAGATGGCGCGGTTCTCGTAGACCCAGTCGTGGATCATGGTTTGCCCGCTCGCATTTGCAGCGATCACGGCAAAGAAGGGCAGGTTATCGATATTCAGGCCCGGGAACGGCATGGGGTGGATCTTGTCCTCGGGAGCATTCAGCCGGGATGGCTTGGTGGTGACGTCCACCAGCCGGGTCCGGCCATTCCGGGCCATATACTCGCTCGAGATTTCAAGCCGCTGTCCCATCTGCTCCAGCGTGGCCAGTTCGATCTCCATGAACTCGATGGGCACGCGGCGGATGGTCACTTCCGAATTGGTGACAATACCGGCGGTGATGAGGCTCATGGCCTCGATGGGGTCCTCGGACGGGAAGTATTCAATCTCGGCATTGATCAGGGAACGGCCGGTGATCTTCAACGTGGTGGTGCCGATTCCGTCAATGCTTACACCGAGCATCTGCAGGTAGAAGCACAGGTCCTGCACCATGTAGTTCGGGCTGGCGTTGCGGATCACGGTCGTCCCCTCCCGGTGCGCCGCTGCCATGATGGCGTTCTCGGTGACGGTGTCGCCGCGCTCGGTCAGTACAAAGGAACGGTCGCGGGTATCGGCAGAGGGCGCCTGCACGGTGTAGAAGCCCTGAGTTGCTTCCACGCTGAGACCGAACTGGCGCAGCGCCTGCATGTGCGGCTCCACGGTACGGGTGCCAAGGTCACAACCGCCAGCGTACGGAAGGCGGTACCCCGAGGACTCATCCATCAGGGGCCCCAGCAGCATGATGACACTGCGGGTGCGGCGGGCGGCTTCCACGTCCATGGCTTCGAGGTTCAGGACCTCCGGCCGGCGGAGCTGAAGGTCGGTGTCATTCAGCCAGGTGCATTCCATGCCGATGCTGGTGAGCACCTCGACGATGCGGTTGACTTCCTCAATGCGGGCAAGACGGCGAAGAATAGTGGTGCCCCGGTTGATGAGGCTGGCACACAGCAGCGCGACACCTGCATTCTTGCTGCTGTTGACGTCCACAGCACCGGAGAGGGTCCGCCCGCCCTCCACCCGGAGGTGCGTCATTTGGGGTTTACCCACGTTGACGATGCTTCGGCCGAAAATTGTTTCGAGGCGCTGGATCATCTTCAGGCTCAGGTTCTGCTTGCCCTGCTCCATCCGGGCAATGGCACTCTGGCTGGTGCCGAGCTCCGAGGCCAGCTGTCCCTGGGTCCAGCCCTTCTCGCTCCGGGCATCCCGAAGCATGGCGGCAACGTGTTCCGTGGTCTCTTGCGTCATGGAGGCAATATATCATAAATGAGCTATGGCGGATCCTGGGAGAGCGCAAAAGCGGCAATAAGAGAACGTTTACCCACTACATGCGATAGAAATGGAACACTCTCCGTTCTTGACCCCGCCCACTGCGCCGGGGACACCGTAAGGACCTCTTCCTTCAGTGACCACGGAGGTGGCCCATTGCGGACGTCACAAGGCACGCGAACGCCAGCCGCCTGGGCTGCTTTGATGCTCGCCGCCCTGCTCCTGGTCCCTTGGCCGGCTTCCGCATCACCCTCACCGGGAGAAGGCACCCAGTCGCTCCTCGGCAACGATATTTCGTGGCCCCAGTGCAGCAAGGACCTTCCCACGAGCCAGGCGTTCGCGATCGTGGGCGTCAACAACGGCCTAGCCAACACCACCAACCCATGCCTCGCCAAACAGCTCACGTGGGCAGCGTCGTCATCCGGCGGCACACCGCAACCAAAGGTCTCCCTTTACGTCAACACCGCCAATCCGGGGAGCGCAGGCTCATGGTGGCCCACCAGCGATGAATATCCCGCCGGCACCCCGGTCCATAACCCCTACGGGCCCTGCAAGGCGAAGGACTACGGCAAGGCCTGCGCCTACATGTACGGCTACGCGAAGGCTTGGGATGACGCCTACATCCGCGGGATCAGCCAACCCTCGGATTACATCTGGTGGCTGGATGTGGAAACCGGAAACAGCTGGTCCACGGCAGACAAGGACGCCAATCGCGCAGTCCTGGAGGGCATGACGGACTTCTTCCGCAGCATCAACACCAAGGGAGTGGGCATCTATTCGACCGGCTCCCAATGGAGCCAGATCGTGGGAACCATCAGCAGTTCGAGCAACCTCTACTCACTGCCGAGCTGGCTGGCGGGGGCGCGCACGCAGACCGGTGCCAAAGGCAACTGTTCCAACCCGCCGCTGGCGTCGGGCGGCCGGGTCACGCTCACGCAGTTTGTGTCGCGGGTTCGACTACGACTATTCCTGCGTCTGAGCCCGCCCTGCGCCGCCCGCATATGCACCTGCACCAGCCGGACAAATCAGGCTTTGGCCGGTCAGCTCCCCAGCCACACCATGTTCCAGGTTCCTGCCCATAGTGCGGTAGCAAAGGCAGCACCGGCCATCAGCACGCCACCGCCCAGGACCCAGAGATCCAACCTGCTATACGTAGACTCCCGCGCCCAGGTCCGGGTTTCCCCGCCAAACCCGCGCGCCTCCATGGTCACCGCCAGGCGTGACGCGCGGCGGATGGCCTGAACCAGCAGTCCGAAACTCTGCCCCAGCGTCGCCTTGATCCGCTGCAGCGCGCTGCCCCGCGAGCCCACCCCGCGGGCACGCCGGGCCATGCCGATGGTTTGCCACTCTTCAGCCAGCAGTCCCACCAAGCGCATGGCCGCCAAGGTACCCAGCACGAACCGGTGCGGCAACCGGGCCTTTTGCGCCAGTGCGTCGGCCAGGTCAGTAGGGTCCGTGCAGCTCATCAGCAGCACCGCCGGCAGCGCAATCGCCAGCCCGCGCAGCATGAACCCGGCCCCCAGCTCCAGCGAGCCTTCGCTCATGGTCCAGATGCCGACGTCGATCAGCGTCCTTCCGCTGTCCGGCGCCAGGATGGAGGTGCTCCAGCCGCCCACGGCCGCGGCGATGATCAGCGGCCACCCCCGCTGCCACAGCAGCGTGAGGGTGAGGCCGGCCAGCGGGAACAGCAGGAGTTCCGCAGCGAGGGCCACGGAGGCGGACACCCAGTCGATGGACAGTGCCAGCACAGCGGTCACCAGGAAGACGGCGGCGAACTTGCTCAGCGGATTGGCCCGGGTCAGCAGGGCGCGGTTTCCCTGCAGGTTCAGCTCCCGCCTCATGATGCCACCGTCTGCGCCGCAGCGATTCGCAGCTCCGTCCCGCCCAGGGCCGCCGTGAATTCGGCATCATGGGTCACCGAGACCACCGCAGTCCCGGCGTCCAGCAGTTCGGACAGGAACGAGGCCAGCTCGGCCCAGGTGTTGGCGTCCTGGCCGAACGTGGGCTCGTCCAGGACCAGGACCTGCGGATGGGCAGCCAGGACCGTAGCCACGGAAAGCCGCCGTTTCTCACCGCCCGAGAGCGTATACGGGTTGGCGTCAACGAGCTCCGTCAGCCGCAACCGCTCCAGCAGCTCGTCCACCCGCTCCATGCCGTGACCCAGATGCCGGGGGCCAAACCGGAGTTCGTCCAGCACCTTCCCCGTGACGAACTGGTGCTCGGGCTCCTGGAAAACGGTGCCCACACGCTCGATCAGTTGTTCCGCCTTCCACTGGAAAGGATCAATCCCGGCACCGCGGCTGAGGGCCAGGGTGGCGGAGACCTTGCCGGCAACCGGCTCAAGCAGTCCGGCAAGGGTCAGGGCGAAAGTTGATTTTCCTGCGCCGTTGGGTCCCGTGACGGCCAGCGCCTGTCCGGCCCGGACCTGCGCGGTAATGCCTTGCTGCACGGGCATGGGCGGCAGCCTCCGGAAACCCTTGCGGCGGGCCCGTTCACGCGAGACCGCCAGTTCCTCGGCGGCGAGCAGGAGGTCGCCGGTTCCGGAAGCGGGTTCCGCCCGCCGCCGGGTTTCCGGGACATAGCCGGGCACCCATACCCCGGCAGCGGCCAGCATGCTCCGGGCCTCACTGAACACGCGGTCCGGCGGCCCGTCCAGAAGCACAGCTGGATCGGTGGACGAGCCGGGCTGCAGCACCACAATCCGGTCCACCAGGTCCTTCCACACGGACACCCGGTGCTCCACCACCACCAGCGTCGCCCCGGTCTTCTCGAGGCAACGCCCCACGGCGTCGCGGACCTCGATCACCCCCGCGGGGTCCAGGTTGGCCGTCGGCTCGTCGAGGAGGATCAGCCCGGGCCGCATGGCAAGGATGCCCGCGAGCGCAAGCCGCTGTTTCTGCCCGCCGGACAAGGCCGACGTCGGATGGTCCAGCGGCAGGTGGGACAGGCCGACGTCGGCCAGCGCCTCGTGCACGCGGGCCCAGATTTCGTCCCGGGGCACGGCAAGGTTCTCCGCGCCGAAGGCGACGTCGTCACCTACGCGTGAAAGGACCACCTGCGTCTCGGGGTCCTGCTGCATGAGGCCGGCGCGGCCCCGCTGCTCGCGCGGGTAGGCTCCGCCAACCAGCAGCGAACCGGACTCGTCGGAATCGCCCGCCTCGCCGCCGTCGTCGTTTACATCGCCCAGGACCCCCGCCAAGGCATGAAGGAGGGTGGACTTGCCCGCTCCGGACGGGCCGAGGAGGAGCACGCGCTCCCCCGGTTGGATGTCCAGGTCAAGGGCACGCACCGCGGGTTTGGCCCTGCCGGCATGCCGCCAGCCCCAGCCGCGGGCGCTGATGGCGGCCGGGCGCGCCGCAACCGGAGTCCCGTGCTGGGAGGTAGCGGTCATCAGGAGAAGACGGGCTCCGTTGCTGCCTTCCGGGAGGCGAAGGAGCTCAGGACCCCGGTCTTCGCGAGGCCGCGCGTGGCGACCCAGGACAGTGCGCCGGCAATGATGGCGCCCGAGATGGCCGTGAAAATGATGTACGCCAGCTTGTCCCCGCCCGAGTAGGCGATGTTCCAGCCCCACGGCGCGAAGGAATCGTTCAGGCCGCAAAACAGCCCGGCGCCGGCCCCGGCAAGCAGGGATACCGGCAGGTTGAACTTCCTGTACACGAAGATGGCGAAAATGATCTCTGCACCCAGGCCCTGGACGAAGCCGGAGAAGAGCACGGAGGCGCCGTACTGTGACCCCATCAGCAGTTCACCGGTGGCGGCCACGGTCTCGCAGAACAGTGCTGCGCCCGGTTTGCGGATGATAAGCATGCCCAGCGCGGCCGGGATCATCCAGCCGCCGGCGATCAGGCCGGTCAGGGGCGGGTAGACGGCGTTCATGGGGGCCGAGACTGCGGCGGCCCCCTGGGACCAGGCCCAGAAGATGACTCCGCCGGCGATGGCGATCAAGGCTGCCACCACGATGTCCACAACGCGCCAGGACTTGCTGGTGGTCTTCTTTACTGCTGTTGTTGCCATGCGATCCTCCTGAGGAACAGGAGGGGAAAGTGGACCGGCCGGCGCTGCTGCCGCGGCCGGACACACTTCGAGAACTCGACTCCCTTGCGCCGGTACTAACCGGATCAGGTTCGAGGGTCTGCGGCTGTCCGCACTCTCAGCGCCCACCTGCGGATCCTGGCATGGCCAGAACTGCCGACGGCGGCGCTCCCCTGTCGTTGAATGATTCTGTAGGTAAAACAATGCCCTGATGGGCGTGGTCCAGTTTACACCGGAGGAGGGGTAGATTGTGGGCCATGACTGCCAATTCGCGGGATATGACTGAGTTCGATCCCGACTCGGATGACACCCAGCCGGAAGGCTCCCTGCAAACGCTCATCGCCCGGATCGAGGGTGAAATCCGCGAGCTCCAGTTCCCCCGGTTCTCCATGGACGATGCGCTGAACCTGGGGCTGTTGCTGGTGGAACTGGGCAAGGAGGACCAGCTCCCCATCGCCATCGACATCACCAAGGGTGAACAGGTCCTGTTCCATGTCGCCCTGCCGGGCGCCACCCCGGACAACGAGCACTGGATCCGGGCCAAACAGCGTACCGCTGCCCGGTACGAGGTGCCGTCCCTGCTGGTGGGGCTCCGCGGACGGCTCCGCGGCGGACGGATTGAAGACCAGGCCTGGTTCGATCAAAGCCGGTACGCAGCCCACGGCGGCTCCTTCCCGGTCTATGTCACGGGGGTGGGCGCGGTAGCCGCCGTGACTGTTTCGGGGCTTCCCCAGGTGGAGGACCACAACATGGTGGTTCGGGCCCTGCGCGAAGTCCTTGGTTCCATGGGCGCGGACTGACGCCGGGCGTGGGTGAGATCGGACGCGGGGAGAGATCAGGCCAGAGCTGACGTCGGGCTTTGGCGGGGAGGGCACCATGAGCGGTCCCGTGGAGGAGAACCTGGTGCGGGCGGCGGTGGACAAAGCCGAGGACGAGATGATCTTCATCGGCCCGGACCACCCTTACTACCCGCTGCTCGCGGAACTTGTGGCCGCCGTCGGGATGGCCTGGCAGCAGGGGTACGAGCAGGGCCGCCACGGCGGGCGCCACCCGAACCCTTATACGTGGAACAGCCCGGAGGAGTGAGGGCGGGCGGGAAGCGTGCTTAGCTTTTATTAGTAATCATGCTTACTATGTTGTTCCCGGCTTTTGAGGAGTACAGGTTATGGCGGTCAGCACCCAGGCCACCGCAGCGAGGACCGGCCTGCAGAAGGCCACCCGAGCCACGGGCGCAATTTTCCTGCTGCTGGGAATTTTGGGATTCATTCCGGGCGTGACCGCCAACTACGGTTCCCTGCGCTTCGCGGGGCCCGGCTCTGGAGCGGAGCTGTTCGGCATCTTCCAGGTGTCCGTTTTGCACAACGGCGTCCACCTTTTGTTCGGTATCGCCGGCCTGGTGATGGCCAGGACGCACCGGCAGGGGAGGAACTTCCTCATCTACGGGGGCGTGGCCTATTTGTTCCTGTGGCTCTACGGACTGTTGGTGGGTGATGACCTGCCGGCGAACTTCCTTCCCGAGAACAATGCGGACATATGGCTGCACCTGGCACTGAGCCTTGCCATGATCGCCCTGGCCATTCTGTTGTCCCCTCGGACCGTCCCCGGCACCGCCTCGCGGGACCCCGACGCGGCGAACGAGACCTGACCGTCCATAAGACCGGCTGTCGAAGACGCAGCACCGGCAGCAATTCCGTCCGCCCAAAGGAGAATCATGAAGATCCCGGAACCCCGAGGTCCCATCAGCAGTACCCTGTTCACGACCCTCGCCCACATGCCCGGCAGCGCTGAGGGAGCCGCCGCCGTCGAGGAACTGCGCCTGCTGGCCACACCCGGGGCGGCGTCATCCGCTGACATCGTCGGGGACGACGACGCCCAGCTGGCCCTTTTCTGCCTTTACGAGCTGCACTACTCCGGACTTGTTGGCGTCAGCGATGAGTGGGAGTGGGAACCCGGGCTGATCCAGGTCCGCCGCCTTCTTGAACGGCCCTTTGAAGTGGCGCTCCGGACTGCCGCGGCATCCGCTGCCGGAGAGATCAACGTACCGGCCGCTGCGAAGCTGACCAGTGACGCCGTGGCGGACATCCTTTTCGGACTGGCCGCCGGTGACACCGGGCCCAGCGTCTCCCGCTTTGTCGCCAAGAAGGCGACCCTGGACCAGCTCAAGGAGTTCCTGATCCACAAGTCCATCTACCAGCTCAAGGAAGCGGACCCGCACACCTGGGCCGTCCCCCGCCTCACCGGAAGGCCCAAGGCTGCCCTCGTGGAGATCCAGGCCGATGAGTACGGCGGCGGGCGCCCCGAACGTATGCACAGCGCCCTGTTCGCCCGGACCATGCGCGGGTTGGGCCTGGACGACAGTTATGGCGCCTACGTGGACACCGTTCCCGCCGTCTCCCTCGCCGCAGTGAACATGATGTCCCTCTTCGGGTTGAACCGCCGGCTCCGCGGGGCCATCACCGGGCACCTGGCCATCTACGAGATGACCTCCTCGCAGCCGAACCGGCTGTACGGCAACGGCTTCCGGCGGCACGGCTTCGAAGCCGGGGTGACCCACTACTTCGACGAACATGTGGAAGCCGACGCCGTCCACGAGCAGATCGCCGGGCGCGACCTGGCAGGCGGCCTGGTGGAGGCCGAGCCTGAGTTGCTTGCTGACGTCCTGTTTGGTGCCACGGCGGCGATGGCCATCGACGGCAGGCTGTCCACCCACCTCCTGGCCAGCTGGGAAAACGGCATGACCTCGCTGAGGGCGGCAGTACCGGCGGCAGCATGAATACCCCGATCGCAGGGCCCTCCGCGGAGTACATCCTGCCGCTGCGCTGGGCGGCGGAGACGGAACTGAACTCGGAGCTGCAGGACCTCGCCGCCTACCTTGAGCGCCTTCTTGAATGGATTCCCGTCACCGTGGTGGACGGCTCCGCCCCTGAGCTGTTCGAGCGGCACCACGCTGTTTTTCCACAGGGCGTCCGCCACCTCCAGCCCGGGCCCGCCGGCGGTAATGGCAAGGTGGCCGGTGTCATGACCGGGGTGCGCGCCTCCTCGGCGGAACTGCTGGTGATAGCCGACGACGACGTGCGCTACACGCGTGAGTCGCTCGCCGCCGTCGTCCATCACCTCAGCTCGGCGGACATAGTGCGGCCGCAGAATTACTTTGACCCGCTGCCCTGGCATGCGTGGTGGGACACATCACGGACCCTGGTCAACCGGGGCCTGGTCGGCGGACTACCCTGGCACCCTGGCCGTTCGCAGGAGCGCACTGCTGGCAACCGGCGGCTACGATCCCGTGCTGTTCGAAAACCTTGAGCTGATCCGGACCGTCAAGGCAGCCGGCGGCCGCGAAAAGATAGTGCCGGATTTGTTTGTGGCCCGCAGGCCGCCGAAGTTCCGGCACTTCCTCAAGCAGCGCACGCGCCAGGCCTACGATGACTTCGCCCAGCCCCGGCGCCTCGCCGCCGAACTTGCCCTGCTGCCGGTGATTGCCTGCGCAGCCCGCCTTCCCGCCGGCCGGCGACGGACTGCCCTCCTGGGCCTGGTTGCGGCGCCCGTCCTCGTCGCCGAGATGGGACGACGGCGGCACTCCGGGACGGCGGCCTTTCCCTTCCGCGCAGTGTGGTTCGCCCCGCTGTGGACCCTCGAGCGGGCGGCCTGCATTTGGATCGCCCTGGCGTTCCGTTTGGGCGGGGGCGTGCCCTACGCCGGAACCCGGCTTAAGACTGCCGCCCACTCGGAGGCGGAACTCCGGCGCCGGCACCAGGGCAAACTCTCCACAATGCAGGGCGGCGCCCGGAGTTTTACCGACAACCCAAACAAGGAGCAGCCATGAACCAGGAACCCGCCGAAAGCTCCATCGTGGTGTGCCCCGACGGCCCGCTGATTATTCGGGGCGACTTCGACATCGTCACGCCGTCCGGTGCCCGGGTCCCCCGCCAGCGCCAAACGGTGGCACTGTGCCGCTGCGGCGCGTCAGCCATCAAGCCCTATTGTGACGGCACCCACAAAATGATCAAGTTCCGGACGGAACCTCCTGCCAATTGACGCAGCTACATGCCGGCCGCCGTTGCTGTGCCGTAGCCGCAGAATGGGCGGTTAGGCTGGGTACAGCCCGTTTTTCCGCCCGCAAGGAGTACAAAGAATGAATCTCTTCATCAAGCTGCTCGGTACCGGTATAAGCCTTGGCGCCGGCTTCATCGGGACCAAGCTGGTCAACACCGTCTGGGAAAAGAGCACCGGACGCAAGCCGCCCACCGGCAAGGACGAGGACATCCCCACCAGCCTGCAGTCCGCCCTGACGTTCGCGCTGATCTCGGCCTCCGTCAGCACCATCATCCAGGTCCTGGCCAACCGCGGCACCCAGCGTGCCATCACCCGGTTCGCCAAGAGCCAGGACATCGTCTGACGCCTTAGCCGCTTCTAGTTCAACGAGCCGTCGCCGGAACCGTCCTCGCGGGCGGTTTTGGCGGCGGCTTTTTGCACTACCGCCTCCAGTTCGTCGGCCGTCAGCAGTTCGCGGTGCAGGTGCTTGGTGCGGTAGCCGGCCCGGCCCACCATGTGCGCGGACACCGGCACCGTCAACAGCTGGAAGATCCAGGCGACCACCAGCGCCGGCCACACCCACCAGGTGCGCATCTGCAACCCGATCGAGGCCAGCAGCAGGAACAGCCCCAGCACCTGCGGTTTGGTGGCCGCGTGCATACGGCTCAAAAGGTCCGGGAAACGGAGCAGGCCGATCGCCGCACCCAGGGACATCACCGCACCGACCACCATAAACACGGCGGACAGCAGGTCAATCCAGAAATCCAGGCCAGTGGCGTCAGGACTCATCCGGCTGCTCCCTTCGGTCTGCCACAAAGCGGGCAACAGTGACGGACCCGATGAACCCGATGATGGAGATGGCCACCACCAGCATCAGGTTGTTCAGGTGCCGGTTCACGGCCATGTCCACGCACAAGGCCCCGCCCAGGATGGCGAGCAGGACGTCCGCCGCGAGCACCCGGTCAAGCAGTGACGGGCCCCGCGAAATCCTGATGATGGCCCCGCCCGCGGCGAGCGAGAAGATGACGGCTGTGAGAACCAGGACGGTCTGCATCAAGGGGCTGTCTCCATCCGTACGGCGTCGAGTTCTTCCCTGGTGCCCATGATCCGGATCAGCCCGGCCTCGATGGACCGGACCTCCTGCCGAAAGTTCTCCACATCTTCAGCGGAGCTGATGTTCAGGGCGTGCAGGTACAGGGTGGAGGTTGACCGGTCCACCTCCACCACCAGCGAGCCCGGAATCAGGGAAATGACATGCCCGGTGGCGGTGACCAGCAGGTCCTGGTGGCTCCGGAGCGTCACCGCCACCAACGCGTTCTTGACCTCGGACCCGCGCATCACGGCAAGGTACAGGACTTGGGCACTGGCCACCGCCACCTTCGCCAGGAACATCAGCGAGAAGGGCACGGCGTAAAGGATGTTGAAGCGGCCGCTCAGCTCAACCGGCGGCAGATAGAACAGCCGGGCCACAGCCACGGCCAGCAGGGCGCCGAACAGGAGGTTTCCCGGGCTGAAGTCCTGCCACAGGGCGCCCCAGACGATCACCAGCCACACCAGGAGCGGGAGTTCCTGGCGCAGCGAAATACGGCGTCGGCTCATTTTCCGCCTCCGGTCGTGAGGATCATGGGCACCACGGTGTCCTCGCCCAGGACTGCCTGGATATAGGCAGACCTGTTGAGCATGTCGCGGGCGGCCTGATCGGAAACTTCAAACAGCGGACCCGCGAACACTGTCAGCGCGACGCCGAGAACCACCAGTCCCAGCGTTGAGCCCACCATGGTGCGCGGCAGGAGCGTTACGGTGTTGCGCTTGGCCCCCGGCCCGGCAACCCTCGCCCCCGGCGCGGCGAGGAGCACGGGATCCGGGTGCTCGGCGTCGGTGGGCCTGCGCCAGAAGGCGCGGTTCCACACTCTGGCGATGGCCAGCAGCGTCAGGAGGCTGGTGACCACGCCGCCGATTACCAGGGCGTAGGCCAGCGGCGTGCCCAGCTCGATGCCGGCCTGCATCAGCCCCACCTTCCCGAGGAACCCGGAGAAGGGCGGGATGCCTGCCAGGTTCATGGCGGGAACGAAGAACAGCAGCGCCAGCAGGGGCGAGAGTTTGGCGAGCCCGCCCAGGCGATCCACCGACGAGCTGCCGCCACGGCGCTCAATCAGGCCCGTCACCAGGAACAAGCTGGTCTGGATGGTGATGTGGTGGGCCACGTAGAAGACCGCCGCCCCCAGTCCGGCGGCGGAGGACATGGCCAGCCCGAACACCATGTAGC from Pseudarthrobacter siccitolerans encodes:
- a CDS encoding Na+/H+ antiporter subunit E, whose protein sequence is MSRRRISLRQELPLLVWLVIVWGALWQDFSPGNLLFGALLAVAVARLFYLPPVELSGRFNILYAVPFSLMFLAKVAVASAQVLYLAVMRGSEVKNALVAVTLRSHQDLLVTATGHVISLIPGSLVVEVDRSTSTLYLHALNISSAEDVENFRQEVRSIEAGLIRIMGTREELDAVRMETAP
- a CDS encoding CDGSH iron-sulfur domain-containing protein, which codes for MNQEPAESSIVVCPDGPLIIRGDFDIVTPSGARVPRQRQTVALCRCGASAIKPYCDGTHKMIKFRTEPPAN
- a CDS encoding glycosyltransferase family 2 protein is translated as MNTPIAGPSAEYILPLRWAAETELNSELQDLAAYLERLLEWIPVTVVDGSAPELFERHHAVFPQGVRHLQPGPAGGNGKVAGVMTGVRASSAELLVIADDDVRYTRESLAAVVHHLSSADIVRPQNYFDPLPWHAWWDTSRTLVNRGLVGGLPWHPGRSQERTAGNRRLRSRAVRKP
- the mnhG gene encoding monovalent cation/H(+) antiporter subunit G, with translation MSPDATGLDFWIDLLSAVFMVVGAVMSLGAAIGLLRFPDLLSRMHAATKPQVLGLFLLLASIGLQMRTWWVWPALVVAWIFQLLTVPVSAHMVGRAGYRTKHLHRELLTADELEAVVQKAAAKTAREDGSGDGSLN
- a CDS encoding DUF4383 domain-containing protein; this translates as MAVSTQATAARTGLQKATRATGAIFLLLGILGFIPGVTANYGSLRFAGPGSGAELFGIFQVSVLHNGVHLLFGIAGLVMARTHRQGRNFLIYGGVAYLFLWLYGLLVGDDLPANFLPENNADIWLHLALSLAMIALAILLSPRTVPGTASRDPDAANET
- a CDS encoding DUF4235 domain-containing protein, producing MNLFIKLLGTGISLGAGFIGTKLVNTVWEKSTGRKPPTGKDEDIPTSLQSALTFALISASVSTIIQVLANRGTQRAITRFAKSQDIV
- a CDS encoding iron-containing redox enzyme family protein, coding for MKIPEPRGPISSTLFTTLAHMPGSAEGAAAVEELRLLATPGAASSADIVGDDDAQLALFCLYELHYSGLVGVSDEWEWEPGLIQVRRLLERPFEVALRTAAASAAGEINVPAAAKLTSDAVADILFGLAAGDTGPSVSRFVAKKATLDQLKEFLIHKSIYQLKEADPHTWAVPRLTGRPKAALVEIQADEYGGGRPERMHSALFARTMRGLGLDDSYGAYVDTVPAVSLAAVNMMSLFGLNRRLRGAITGHLAIYEMTSSQPNRLYGNGFRRHGFEAGVTHYFDEHVEADAVHEQIAGRDLAGGLVEAEPELLADVLFGATAAMAIDGRLSTHLLASWENGMTSLRAAVPAAA
- a CDS encoding monovalent cation/H+ antiporter complex subunit F, translating into MQTVLVLTAVIFSLAAGGAIIRISRGPSLLDRVLAADVLLAILGGALCVDMAVNRHLNNLMLVVAISIIGFIGSVTVARFVADRREQPDES